A single Natrinema pellirubrum DSM 15624 DNA region contains:
- a CDS encoding AAA domain-containing protein — MYVRGTVAGEVDVRTVSTSYGESDLAEVPVRLATDDEPAGDATPTRSDGGTAAVADGRETTVTLWNKWTESAELLEPGMELVVTNAKEEEYQGETQYKTTGESYVVVEPSFLVSVTSIRNWVECPRLYYLNKLSGVPLNYPVVKGTLVHEVFGDLLRGRDLEESIDARVEERGLQLGLLGETPDAVKEEIRENAKAIEGWLEQGRLTEEDSWRSEQLLISETFGIRGRADAVRRGAPVELKTGKNLKKEPRFKDKVQAACYALLLEEHGGDVDIGTLLYTKNSALDRNEETGDLTPAKEFTMGDGLLKYVVRLRNEIAAKETSGEIPTGYEADAKCEYCFEQDTCMVVSGRLDQESKAGQIGQALPAEEREYFDRFYRAIEEERREVHREYAKLWEQTAEERADDDRALIDLEFVAKRPLEGGRWELRARRTGGANSKLREGDLVLASDGDPVRGDSELARIERLDDEVVITADEPVAVTRLDVYPSELTTDRLLVAMHDALLKGDERRKDVLFGRAEPEFEEIDEAFIDNNERQNEAVRKAVGAEDCALIHGPPGTGKTYTIARAIRAMVERGERVLLSAFTNRAVDNALEALLEQLEDVIDEDSVASETQRSGDGEAVDVVRVGSESGVSDEMEPYRLERAGEPADRVAELEDAQVVAATTATCGSRIMKEQAFDAALVDEAAQLTEPGTCAAINLAERFVLVGDHEQLPPVVRAENDLTESLFERLVERYPDAGVMLDRQYRMNQRIQVFASTEFYDGQLRPATPEVAGRTLDDLEGVSRDALPETLSDPVSFVDVEGDRSQYTDSEEAERIADLIERYEAAGLERSDIGVIAPFRAQVSEISSTVPDDVTVDTVDRFQGSSQEVIIVSFTATGSLEGPIFEDYRRINVALTRPKRALVLVGDSSALASDPVYERMLEWARQ, encoded by the coding sequence GTGTACGTACGCGGAACCGTCGCCGGCGAGGTCGACGTGCGAACGGTGTCGACGAGCTACGGCGAAAGCGATCTCGCGGAGGTCCCGGTCCGGCTCGCAACCGACGACGAGCCCGCCGGCGACGCTACGCCGACGCGCAGCGACGGCGGCACGGCGGCCGTCGCGGACGGCCGCGAAACGACGGTGACGCTCTGGAACAAGTGGACCGAGTCGGCCGAGTTGCTCGAGCCGGGGATGGAACTGGTCGTGACGAACGCGAAAGAAGAGGAGTATCAGGGCGAGACCCAGTACAAGACGACGGGCGAGTCCTACGTCGTCGTCGAACCATCCTTTCTCGTCAGCGTCACCTCGATCCGCAACTGGGTGGAGTGTCCCCGGCTCTACTACCTGAACAAGCTCTCCGGAGTGCCGCTGAACTATCCCGTCGTGAAAGGGACGCTCGTCCACGAGGTCTTCGGCGACCTGCTTCGCGGGCGGGACCTCGAGGAGTCGATCGACGCCCGCGTCGAGGAGCGAGGCCTCCAGTTGGGGCTGTTAGGCGAGACGCCCGACGCGGTCAAAGAGGAGATCCGGGAGAACGCCAAAGCGATCGAGGGCTGGCTCGAGCAGGGCCGGCTCACCGAGGAAGACAGTTGGCGCTCCGAGCAGTTGCTCATCAGCGAAACGTTCGGCATTCGCGGCCGGGCCGACGCCGTCCGCCGGGGCGCACCGGTCGAACTCAAGACCGGCAAGAACCTCAAGAAGGAACCGCGGTTCAAGGACAAGGTGCAGGCCGCCTGTTACGCACTCCTGCTCGAGGAACACGGCGGCGACGTCGATATCGGGACGCTCCTCTATACGAAGAACTCGGCGCTCGATCGCAACGAGGAGACCGGCGACCTGACCCCCGCAAAGGAGTTCACGATGGGCGACGGCTTGCTGAAGTACGTCGTCCGGCTCCGCAACGAGATCGCCGCAAAAGAGACGAGCGGAGAGATTCCGACCGGCTACGAGGCCGACGCGAAATGCGAGTACTGCTTCGAACAGGACACCTGCATGGTCGTCTCCGGCCGGCTGGATCAGGAGTCGAAGGCCGGCCAGATCGGGCAGGCGCTGCCGGCCGAGGAGCGCGAGTACTTCGACCGGTTTTACCGGGCGATCGAGGAGGAGCGCCGGGAGGTTCACCGCGAGTACGCCAAGCTCTGGGAACAGACCGCGGAGGAACGGGCCGACGATGACCGCGCGCTGATCGACCTCGAGTTCGTCGCAAAACGGCCGCTCGAGGGCGGGCGCTGGGAACTGCGGGCGCGCCGGACCGGCGGCGCGAACTCGAAGCTCCGCGAGGGCGACCTGGTGCTGGCCAGCGACGGGGACCCGGTTCGAGGCGACTCGGAGCTGGCGCGGATCGAGCGACTCGACGACGAGGTCGTGATCACGGCGGACGAGCCGGTCGCGGTCACCCGGCTCGACGTCTACCCCTCCGAGCTGACGACCGACCGGTTGCTCGTCGCGATGCACGACGCGCTCCTGAAAGGCGACGAGCGGCGCAAAGACGTCCTGTTCGGCCGCGCAGAGCCCGAATTTGAGGAGATCGACGAGGCCTTCATCGACAACAACGAGCGCCAGAACGAGGCCGTTCGGAAAGCCGTCGGTGCTGAGGACTGCGCGCTGATCCACGGCCCGCCGGGGACCGGGAAGACCTACACCATCGCTCGAGCCATCCGCGCGATGGTCGAACGCGGCGAGCGGGTCCTGCTGTCGGCCTTTACGAACCGCGCCGTCGACAACGCTCTGGAGGCCCTGCTCGAGCAACTCGAGGACGTCATCGACGAGGACAGCGTTGCGTCGGAGACGCAACGGAGTGGAGACGGCGAAGCCGTCGATGTCGTCCGCGTCGGCTCGGAGAGCGGGGTCAGCGACGAGATGGAGCCCTACCGGCTCGAGCGGGCGGGCGAGCCCGCCGACCGGGTCGCCGAACTCGAGGACGCGCAGGTAGTGGCGGCGACGACGGCGACCTGCGGATCGCGGATCATGAAAGAACAAGCCTTCGACGCCGCGCTGGTCGACGAGGCCGCCCAGCTGACCGAGCCCGGGACCTGCGCGGCGATCAACCTCGCCGAGCGGTTCGTGCTGGTCGGCGACCACGAGCAGCTGCCGCCCGTCGTGCGCGCCGAGAACGACCTCACCGAGTCGCTGTTCGAGCGGCTGGTCGAGCGCTATCCCGACGCCGGCGTCATGCTCGATCGCCAGTACCGGATGAACCAGCGCATTCAGGTCTTCGCCTCCACCGAGTTCTACGACGGACAGCTACGACCGGCGACGCCCGAGGTCGCCGGACGAACGCTGGACGACCTCGAGGGCGTCTCCCGGGACGCCCTGCCCGAGACCCTGTCCGATCCCGTCTCGTTCGTCGACGTCGAGGGCGACCGGAGCCAGTACACCGACAGCGAGGAGGCCGAACGAATCGCCGACCTGATCGAGCGCTACGAAGCGGCCGGTCTCGAGCGATCCGACATCGGCGTCATCGCTCCGTTCCGAGCGCAGGTCTCGGAGATCTCGAGTACGGTCCCCGACGACGTCACCGTCGACACCGTCGACCGCTTCCAGGGCTCGAGCCAGGAAGTCATCATCGTCTCGTTCACCGCGACCGGTTCGCTCGAGGGACCGATATTCGAGGACTACCGGCGGATCAACGTCGCGCTGACACGGCCCAAGCGGGCGCTGGTGTTGGTCGGCGACTCGTCGGCGCTCGCGAGCGATCCGGTCTACGAGCGCATGCTCGAGTGGGCGCGGCAGTAA
- a CDS encoding SPW repeat domain-containing protein encodes MSDPNGDDRRRGDGPGAGDEPPTDDGPINRPESASADIDSGTGVGDGERPGGHDPRDESTQVASEERRRKTSVVSLLVAVLGAWVALSVLVFQSGGAPASNDVLVGLAVALAAGYNYYRVTNDIPLSPAIASLVALLGIWLIVSAALLGMTGGLFWSTLVTGLLIAGLAGYNAYEAREARTVATDSGTGI; translated from the coding sequence ATGAGTGACCCGAACGGCGACGACCGTCGGCGGGGTGACGGGCCCGGGGCCGGCGACGAGCCGCCGACCGACGACGGCCCGATCAACCGACCGGAATCGGCGTCGGCCGACATCGACTCGGGGACCGGCGTCGGCGACGGGGAGCGGCCCGGCGGCCACGATCCGCGAGACGAGTCGACACAGGTCGCCAGCGAGGAACGACGGCGCAAGACGTCGGTCGTCAGTCTGCTGGTCGCCGTCCTCGGCGCGTGGGTCGCGCTTTCGGTGCTGGTTTTCCAGAGCGGTGGCGCTCCCGCGTCCAACGACGTCCTCGTCGGACTCGCGGTCGCGCTGGCCGCCGGCTACAACTACTATCGCGTGACGAACGACATCCCGCTCAGTCCCGCGATCGCCTCGCTGGTCGCGCTCCTCGGGATCTGGTTGATCGTCTCGGCAGCCCTGCTCGGGATGACCGGCGGGCTGTTCTGGAGTACGCTCGTGACCGGGCTCCTGATCGCCGGGCTCGCGGGGTACAACGCCTACGAGGCCCGCGAGGCCCGAACGGTTGCGACCGACTCCGGCACGGGGATCTAG
- a CDS encoding PIN domain-containing protein, whose product MLVLDNNLLSDYLDGTDDARRFLQRYEQEAWGVPAIVLYEAYMGAVHGYIDGTPDAIRRAVTSSMDVLDVTARTADEAASLQSELLDRGVPADHPDALIAAVAREHGATFATAEKHFWDDEVQSVLSVAEYDPY is encoded by the coding sequence ATGCTCGTACTTGATAACAACCTTCTCAGCGATTATCTCGACGGAACCGACGACGCTCGTCGCTTCCTGCAACGGTACGAACAGGAGGCGTGGGGAGTGCCGGCGATAGTCCTCTACGAGGCGTACATGGGCGCCGTACACGGCTACATCGACGGCACCCCGGACGCGATCCGACGGGCCGTCACGTCGTCGATGGACGTACTTGACGTAACCGCACGGACGGCCGACGAGGCCGCATCGTTGCAGAGCGAACTGTTGGATCGAGGCGTCCCGGCGGACCACCCGGACGCGCTCATCGCGGCGGTCGCTCGCGAACACGGAGCGACGTTCGCGACCGCCGAGAAACACTTCTGGGACGACGAGGTACAGTCGGTTCTCTCCGTCGCGGAATACGATCCGTACTGA
- a CDS encoding DUF7557 family protein: MGDTSIRVSDEAKDRLDLHKREDESYEDVIIRLTEGDKWAGFGVLSETDTETRAGLERMREELRAGTRDRIEESK; this comes from the coding sequence ATGGGAGACACGTCGATCCGGGTTTCGGACGAAGCGAAAGACCGACTGGATCTCCATAAACGTGAGGACGAAAGCTACGAGGACGTGATTATACGACTCACCGAAGGCGACAAGTGGGCCGGGTTCGGCGTCCTTTCGGAAACGGACACGGAAACGCGGGCGGGACTGGAGCGGATGCGAGAGGAGTTGCGGGCGGGAACGAGGGACCGCATCGAGGAGTCGAAGTAG
- a CDS encoding nuclear transport factor 2 family protein: protein MSATASPETVVRGYYDALRNGDPLELYFRADDSTVKFGISESLFGGGAIAAALAEQTATTADWTIESRGLVVDQRETFATYADEVTMVWTDTEDSDRRRFDSRWSGTLVPTDDSSAPDWRFALMHVSAPHEL from the coding sequence ATGTCAGCGACCGCGAGCCCCGAGACCGTCGTCCGCGGCTACTACGACGCGCTCCGGAACGGCGACCCCCTCGAGCTGTACTTCCGCGCCGACGACTCGACGGTGAAGTTCGGGATCAGCGAATCGCTATTCGGCGGCGGGGCCATCGCCGCGGCCCTCGCGGAACAGACCGCAACGACCGCCGACTGGACGATCGAGAGCCGGGGGCTCGTCGTCGATCAGCGCGAGACGTTCGCGACCTACGCCGACGAGGTGACGATGGTCTGGACCGACACGGAGGACAGCGACCGACGCCGGTTCGACAGTCGCTGGAGCGGGACGCTGGTTCCGACAGACGACTCGAGCGCGCCCGACTGGCGGTTCGCGCTCATGCACGTCAGTGCCCCGCACGAGCTATGA
- a CDS encoding zinc-dependent metalloprotease: MNLYRSARAVAGASGDDAIDWRSAAEAAKAATDPGSLALEAGERGAYARDVRDARAAVRAVSGAEFDVPETIEIQNRHHWIDANVATFERVMGALETHTGTFPGIARTINTGTMTVMLSFLGRNVLGQYDPLLLADAPTDDHALYFVRPNILNAADQLDVDADRFRRWIAFHEVTHAAEFGAAPWLSDHLETRMEDGIANLSEGSFDREAFRDLDAAMTVVEGYAELLMDHAFDDEYEDLRRKLDERRQGRGPIQKLFRRLLGLGLKERQYERGKDFFEHVVAVRDLKTASLVWEGPEYLPSHDELDAPGTWLRRVDR; this comes from the coding sequence GTGAATCTCTATCGTAGCGCCCGGGCAGTTGCCGGGGCATCCGGTGACGACGCGATCGACTGGCGATCCGCCGCGGAGGCCGCCAAGGCCGCGACCGACCCCGGCTCGCTCGCGCTCGAGGCCGGCGAACGCGGGGCCTACGCCCGCGACGTTCGCGATGCCAGAGCGGCCGTCCGCGCCGTCTCCGGGGCCGAATTCGACGTCCCCGAGACGATCGAGATCCAGAACCGCCACCACTGGATCGACGCCAACGTCGCCACCTTCGAACGGGTCATGGGTGCCCTCGAGACCCACACCGGTACCTTCCCCGGGATCGCGCGGACGATCAACACGGGGACGATGACGGTCATGCTCTCCTTTCTCGGGCGGAACGTCCTCGGTCAGTACGATCCGCTGTTGCTCGCCGACGCCCCGACCGACGACCACGCGCTGTATTTCGTCCGGCCGAACATCCTCAACGCGGCCGACCAACTCGACGTCGACGCCGATCGATTCCGCCGCTGGATCGCCTTCCACGAGGTAACCCACGCCGCCGAGTTCGGGGCCGCGCCGTGGCTCTCGGACCACCTCGAGACCCGCATGGAAGACGGGATCGCCAACCTCTCGGAGGGATCGTTCGACCGCGAGGCGTTCCGCGATCTCGACGCCGCGATGACCGTCGTCGAGGGGTACGCCGAACTCCTGATGGACCACGCCTTCGACGACGAGTACGAGGACCTGCGGCGAAAACTCGACGAGCGCCGGCAGGGCCGAGGACCGATCCAGAAGCTCTTCCGACGGCTGCTCGGCCTGGGACTGAAAGAGCGCCAGTACGAACGCGGCAAGGACTTCTTCGAACACGTCGTCGCGGTCCGGGACCTCAAGACGGCAAGTCTCGTCTGGGAGGGGCCGGAGTACCTGCCGAGCCACGACGAACTCGACGCGCCGGGGACGTGGCTCCGACGCGTCGACCGCTGA
- a CDS encoding LSM domain-containing protein, with protein sequence MSGRPLDVLEASLGERVTVRLKSGDEYVGDLSGYDQHMNLVLEDVTIPVEGVDQEAPAEDTTIIRGDNVVSITP encoded by the coding sequence ATGAGTGGACGACCGCTGGACGTCCTCGAGGCGTCGCTCGGCGAACGCGTCACGGTACGACTCAAGAGCGGCGACGAGTACGTCGGTGATCTCTCCGGGTACGACCAGCACATGAACCTCGTCCTCGAGGACGTGACGATCCCCGTCGAGGGCGTCGATCAGGAGGCTCCGGCCGAAGACACAACCATTATACGCGGCGACAACGTCGTCTCGATTACTCCATGA
- a CDS encoding 50S ribosomal protein L37e yields MTGAGTPSQGKKNKTTHTKCRRCGEKSYHTKKKECSSCGFGKSAKRRGYEWQSKSGDN; encoded by the coding sequence ATGACTGGTGCAGGAACCCCGAGCCAAGGAAAGAAGAACAAGACGACCCACACCAAGTGTCGTCGCTGCGGAGAGAAGTCCTACCACACCAAGAAGAAGGAATGCTCGTCGTGTGGCTTCGGCAAGTCCGCCAAACGCCGCGGCTACGAGTGGCAGTCGAAGTCCGGCGACAACTGA
- a CDS encoding threonine synthase has protein sequence METTDAFAGLECVDCGTVIEATAEAHRCPECDGPLDPRYDYDAIDLDRETLEGRPADSQWRYAELLPFTRETAVTTREGATPLVDCPDLADELGVERVLLKDEGRNPTGSVRDRGASVAVTAATQSDADDVALPSTGNGGQAAAAYAGRAGLESHAYLPSRSGFTNKAMVNVHGGDMNVVGGRYGDAVGAFEEALAEHDDWYSLRAFETPYRHEGIKTLFYELVEDLEWDVPDAICYPTGIGTGIVGLAKAAREFEELGLIDETPALYAAQASGCAPIADAVADGRDDLDPVERPDTICGELEIPDPPAGSWVLEALRETDGDAVATDDPDILEAAVRVAQTTGLEPTPSAAAAASGAWELADRGAFDGDETVVIVSTGAGNKEADVLRSHLMGQGI, from the coding sequence ATGGAGACGACTGACGCCTTCGCGGGGCTCGAGTGCGTCGACTGCGGGACCGTCATCGAGGCTACCGCCGAGGCCCACCGATGTCCCGAGTGTGACGGTCCGCTCGACCCGCGCTACGATTACGACGCGATCGACCTCGATCGCGAGACGCTCGAGGGTCGGCCGGCCGACTCGCAGTGGCGCTACGCCGAACTGCTGCCGTTTACCCGCGAAACGGCGGTCACGACCCGAGAGGGCGCGACGCCGCTGGTCGACTGTCCCGACCTGGCCGACGAACTCGGCGTCGAGCGGGTCCTGCTCAAAGACGAAGGCCGGAACCCGACGGGCTCGGTCCGCGACCGCGGCGCGTCGGTTGCGGTCACGGCGGCGACCCAAAGCGACGCCGACGATGTCGCGCTCCCGTCGACCGGCAACGGCGGCCAGGCCGCGGCGGCCTACGCGGGCCGGGCCGGCCTCGAGTCCCACGCTTACCTCCCCTCGCGCTCGGGCTTTACGAACAAGGCGATGGTCAACGTCCACGGCGGCGACATGAACGTCGTCGGCGGCCGCTACGGCGACGCCGTCGGCGCGTTCGAAGAGGCGCTCGCCGAACACGACGACTGGTACTCGCTGCGAGCCTTCGAGACGCCCTATCGCCACGAGGGGATCAAGACGCTGTTCTACGAACTCGTCGAAGACCTCGAGTGGGACGTGCCGGACGCGATCTGTTACCCGACGGGGATCGGGACGGGGATCGTCGGCCTCGCCAAGGCCGCCCGCGAATTCGAGGAACTGGGGCTGATCGACGAGACGCCCGCACTCTACGCCGCGCAGGCCTCTGGCTGTGCCCCGATCGCGGACGCCGTCGCCGACGGCCGCGACGACCTCGATCCCGTCGAGCGCCCCGACACCATCTGTGGCGAACTCGAGATTCCGGACCCGCCGGCCGGCTCGTGGGTCCTCGAGGCGCTCCGGGAGACCGACGGCGACGCGGTCGCGACCGACGATCCCGACATCCTCGAGGCGGCCGTGCGGGTGGCCCAGACGACCGGCCTCGAGCCGACCCCGAGCGCGGCGGCGGCCGCCAGCGGCGCGTGGGAACTCGCCGACCGCGGTGCGTTCGACGGCGACGAGACGGTCGTGATCGTCTCGACGGGCGCGGGCAACAAGGAGGCCGACGTGTTGCGCAGCCATCTGATGGGACAGGGCATTTAG
- a CDS encoding phosphoglycerol geranylgeranyltransferase, with protein MTAPWDDWNHVLKLDPDKELPEGVTYGDLCATGTDAIEVGGTMGITEENMSAVIEACAEHDVALYQEPSNPEVVLEDDALDGYLIPTVFNAGSPFWITEAHKEWVRLEGELDWERTTTEAYIVMNPEADVAELTEANCDLGADDVAAYATVAEHMFGQEIVYVEYSGTLGDEGVVQAAGEATDESTLFYGGGIHDYDSAYSMAQYADVIVVGDLAHDEGIEAVRETVDAANDA; from the coding sequence ATGACTGCCCCCTGGGACGATTGGAACCACGTTCTCAAGCTCGATCCGGACAAGGAGCTGCCCGAGGGCGTGACCTACGGTGACCTCTGTGCGACCGGAACGGACGCCATCGAGGTCGGCGGGACCATGGGTATCACTGAAGAGAACATGAGCGCCGTCATCGAGGCCTGTGCCGAACACGACGTTGCTCTCTATCAGGAGCCGTCCAACCCCGAGGTCGTCCTCGAGGACGACGCGTTGGACGGCTATCTCATTCCGACGGTGTTCAACGCCGGGTCGCCGTTCTGGATCACCGAAGCCCACAAAGAGTGGGTCCGCCTCGAGGGCGAACTCGATTGGGAGCGGACGACGACGGAGGCCTACATCGTGATGAACCCCGAGGCCGACGTCGCGGAGCTGACCGAGGCCAACTGCGACCTGGGTGCCGACGACGTCGCCGCCTACGCGACCGTCGCGGAACACATGTTCGGCCAGGAGATCGTCTACGTCGAGTACTCCGGTACCCTCGGCGACGAGGGCGTCGTCCAGGCCGCCGGCGAGGCGACCGACGAGTCGACGCTGTTCTACGGGGGCGGCATCCACGACTACGACTCCGCGTACTCGATGGCCCAGTACGCCGACGTTATCGTCGTCGGTGACCTCGCACACGACGAAGGGATCGAGGCGGTCCGCGAGACCGTCGACGCGGCCAACGACGCGTAA
- a CDS encoding helix-turn-helix domain-containing protein, with amino-acid sequence MSLHVAFEASSPSLVLGPTLDALPSLEVALERQYALDPARPIAFCWTRCRNRKRLERALAADPTVARFDRIASGDDRDRYRLQRSETNVVGAYRQWVAAGGELLECRGADGRWNVEMRFPDRTSFGRYHDFLVDEGVSVELRRLAETDARSRRAGDPTLTDRQREALALAHERGFFEVPRETDLAEIAAQLEISNQAVSERLRRGQARLVESHVVD; translated from the coding sequence ATGAGTCTCCACGTCGCCTTCGAGGCGTCGTCGCCGTCGCTGGTCCTCGGCCCGACCCTCGACGCCCTCCCCTCGCTCGAGGTCGCCCTCGAGCGCCAGTACGCGCTCGATCCCGCACGCCCGATCGCGTTTTGCTGGACTCGCTGTCGGAACCGAAAGCGACTCGAGCGGGCGCTGGCCGCCGACCCGACGGTCGCCCGGTTCGACAGGATCGCCAGCGGGGATGACCGTGACCGCTACCGATTACAGCGAAGCGAGACGAACGTCGTGGGGGCGTACCGCCAGTGGGTCGCTGCCGGCGGCGAGTTGCTCGAGTGCCGGGGTGCGGACGGTCGCTGGAACGTCGAGATGCGGTTTCCCGACCGGACATCGTTCGGCCGGTATCACGACTTCCTCGTCGACGAGGGCGTCTCCGTCGAACTCCGCCGACTCGCCGAGACCGACGCTCGCTCGCGACGGGCCGGCGACCCCACGCTGACGGACCGCCAGCGGGAGGCACTGGCGCTGGCCCACGAACGCGGCTTCTTCGAGGTCCCCCGCGAGACGGACTTAGCCGAGATCGCCGCCCAACTCGAGATTTCGAACCAGGCGGTCAGCGAACGGTTGCGACGCGGACAGGCGCGGCTGGTCGAGTCTCACGTCGTCGACTAA
- a CDS encoding SIR2 family NAD-dependent protein deacylase — protein sequence MNDLERLATAVRDADTAVAFTGAGISAPSGVPTFRGDDGVWEQFDQGQFAYGRFQRDPEGFWADRVDLQRAMFDGDFEPNAAHEALAAMGRDGHLEAVLTQNTDGLHGDAAAAVGDGDAGDADGDPAATAADEPTVLELHGNSQRVRCTDCGKRKDGDPIFERAADGELPPTCECGGVFKPDVVLFGEQLPGAVLQRSRSLARESDAFLAIGSSLVVEPAASLPRLAASTGGTVGIVNLESTPCDDVADAVVREDVTEALPRLRELIVE from the coding sequence ATGAACGACCTCGAGCGACTCGCGACCGCGGTTCGGGACGCGGACACCGCCGTCGCCTTCACCGGTGCGGGCATCTCCGCGCCGTCGGGCGTGCCGACGTTCCGGGGCGACGACGGCGTCTGGGAGCAGTTCGACCAGGGACAGTTCGCGTACGGCCGGTTCCAGCGCGATCCCGAGGGGTTCTGGGCCGATCGGGTCGACCTCCAGCGAGCGATGTTCGACGGCGATTTCGAGCCGAACGCCGCCCACGAGGCACTGGCCGCCATGGGACGGGACGGCCACCTCGAGGCGGTTCTGACCCAGAACACGGACGGCCTCCACGGCGACGCCGCGGCGGCGGTCGGCGACGGGGACGCCGGTGACGCGGACGGCGATCCCGCCGCGACGGCCGCCGACGAACCGACGGTCCTCGAGTTACACGGCAACTCCCAGCGGGTCCGCTGTACGGACTGCGGGAAACGCAAGGACGGCGATCCGATCTTCGAGCGGGCGGCCGACGGCGAGTTGCCGCCGACCTGCGAGTGCGGCGGCGTGTTCAAACCCGACGTGGTCCTCTTCGGCGAGCAGTTGCCCGGTGCGGTCCTCCAGCGTTCCCGGTCGCTCGCGCGGGAAAGCGACGCCTTCCTCGCGATCGGTTCCTCGCTGGTCGTCGAACCCGCCGCGTCGCTGCCCCGGCTTGCCGCCTCGACCGGCGGGACCGTCGGGATCGTCAACCTCGAGTCGACCCCGTGTGACGACGTCGCCGACGCGGTCGTCCGCGAGGACGTGACCGAGGCGCTTCCCCGCCTGCGGGAACTGATCGTCGAATAG
- the aspS gene encoding aspartate--tRNA(Asn) ligase: MQDRTYTADAEPGDHVTVAGWVHEIRDLGGIAFLILRDSSGKIQIKFEKDEMDEELVETGLDVSRESVIKVSGDVEEEPRAPTGVEVTPESLEVVAPADPELPLDPSEKVDADLSTRLDNRTLDLRKEEVQTVFEIRSDVLRAVRDQFRDYDCTEINTPKIVATGTEGGTELFPITYFGEEAFMNQSPQLFKQLVAGSNVERVFEIGPIFRAEEHNTPRHLNEATSIDFEGAFCDHTDAMDVAEGIVKAAYESVQENFGDQLEELDLAEDFAVPEGDFPRISYEEALERINATGELDEQLVWGDDLSTPAEEALGQDVGGHYFITDWPSEIKPFYIKDHDDDSELSTGFDLMHPRMELVSGGQREHRHEKLIEGFEQQGLDPDQFEYYTKMFKYGMPPHAGFGLGGERLLMTILGLDNIREAVLFPRDRQRLSP; the protein is encoded by the coding sequence ATGCAGGACAGAACCTACACGGCCGACGCCGAGCCGGGCGACCACGTCACCGTCGCCGGCTGGGTCCACGAGATCCGCGACCTCGGGGGCATCGCGTTCCTGATTCTCCGGGACAGCTCGGGCAAGATCCAGATCAAGTTCGAGAAAGACGAGATGGACGAGGAGTTAGTCGAGACGGGACTCGACGTCTCCCGCGAGAGCGTCATCAAGGTCTCCGGCGATGTCGAGGAAGAGCCCCGCGCGCCGACGGGCGTCGAGGTCACGCCCGAGTCGCTCGAGGTCGTCGCCCCCGCCGACCCCGAACTGCCGCTCGACCCCTCGGAGAAGGTCGACGCCGATCTCTCGACCCGACTGGACAACCGTACTCTCGACCTCCGCAAGGAGGAGGTCCAAACGGTCTTCGAGATCCGTTCGGACGTGCTGCGTGCGGTCCGTGACCAGTTCCGCGACTACGATTGTACGGAGATCAACACGCCGAAGATCGTCGCGACGGGGACCGAGGGCGGCACCGAACTCTTCCCGATCACCTACTTCGGCGAGGAGGCCTTCATGAACCAGTCGCCACAGCTGTTCAAGCAGCTGGTCGCGGGCTCGAACGTCGAGCGGGTCTTCGAGATCGGCCCGATCTTCCGCGCGGAGGAACACAACACGCCGCGGCACTTGAACGAGGCCACCTCGATCGACTTCGAGGGCGCGTTCTGTGACCATACCGACGCCATGGACGTCGCCGAGGGCATCGTCAAAGCCGCCTACGAGTCCGTGCAGGAGAACTTCGGCGACCAGCTCGAGGAACTCGACCTCGCCGAGGACTTCGCAGTTCCCGAGGGTGACTTCCCGCGGATCAGCTACGAGGAGGCCCTCGAGCGCATCAACGCCACGGGCGAACTCGACGAGCAGCTCGTCTGGGGCGACGACCTCTCGACGCCCGCCGAGGAGGCCCTCGGGCAGGACGTCGGCGGCCACTACTTCATCACGGACTGGCCCAGCGAGATCAAGCCGTTCTACATCAAGGATCACGACGACGACTCCGAACTGTCGACCGGCTTCGACCTGATGCACCCGCGGATGGAACTGGTCTCGGGCGGTCAGCGCGAACACCGCCACGAGAAGCTCATCGAGGGCTTCGAACAGCAGGGACTCGATCCCGACCAGTTCGAGTACTACACCAAGATGTTCAAGTACGGCATGCCGCCCCACGCCGGCTTCGGCCTCGGCGGCGAGCGTCTGCTCATGACGATCCTCGGGCTGGACAACATCCGGGAAGCGGTGTTGTTCCCGAGAGATCGCCAGCGTCTGAGCCCATAG